The proteins below are encoded in one region of Lactuca sativa cultivar Salinas chromosome 3, Lsat_Salinas_v11, whole genome shotgun sequence:
- the LOC111907733 gene encoding uncharacterized protein LOC111907733, producing the protein MASVLRPPSTMSSLILPKLHSPNLKFHKPTNHKFTFPHLLTKHRTIFCTNTNANATPWDPPPVTFASQDEFLPGPTNLFETVDSSQTKTTEPIKTNTKNSYIRWPMWIVGPTILLATGIIPTLWLPISSIFLGPNIATLLALTGLDCIFNLGATLFLLMADACSRPTGQDADPGLSRAPLGYRFWNMVATVSGFVVPLSVFIFSQKGILEPQIPSISFAIVLGPYLLLLAVQMLTEMLTWHWESPVWLVTPIVYEGYRVLQLMRGLKLGGEIGAPGWTVDMVRVLVCWWVLVLGVQIMRVAWYAGFTAHLRKDESSKGIDVDAESSS; encoded by the coding sequence ATGGCATCTGTTCTACGCCCTCCATCCACAATGTCATCCTTAATTCTTCCAAAACTCCACTCTCCAAACCTTAAATTTCACAAACCCACAAACCACAAATTCACCTTCCCTCATTTACTCACAAAACACCGCACAATTTTCTGCACAAACACAAACGCAAACGCGACCCCATGGGACCCACCCCCAGTCACATTCGCCTCACAAGACGAGTTTCTACCGGGCCCCACTAACTTATTCGAAACCGTTGACTCAAGTCAAACCAAAACCACCGAACCcataaaaacaaacacaaaaaactCATACATTAGATGGCCGATGTGGATCGTGGGCCCCACAATTCTTCTAGCCACGGGAATCATCCCAACTCTTTGGTTACCAATTTCATCAATCTTTTTAGGCCCAAATATCGCGACTCTTTTAGCCCTAACTGGGCTCGACTGCATCTTCAACCTCGGTGCAACCCTTTTCCTTCTAATGGCCGACGCCTGCTCACGGCCCACGGGTCAAGACGCGGACCCGGGGCTTAGCCGGGCCCCACTCGGCTACCGGTTTTGGAACATGGTTGCAACCGTATCCGGTTTCGTCGTTCCACTATCCGTTTTCATCTTTTCCCAAAAGGGAATTTTAGAACCGCAAATTCCTTCGATTTCGTTCGCGATTGTTTTGGGGCCGTATCTTTTGCTTCTTGCGGTGCAAATGCTGACGGAGATGCTTACGTGGCATTGGGAATCGCCAGTGTGGCTTGTGACTCCGATAGTGTATGAAGGGTATAGGGTTTTGCAGTTGATGAGAGGGTTGAAGCTTGGAGGTGAGATTGGTGCACCCGGGTGGACGGTTGATATGGTTAGGGTTTTGGTTTGTTGGTGGGTGTTGGTTCTTGGGGTGCAAATCATGCGTGTGGCGTGGTATGCGGGGTTTACAGCGCACCTTCGTAAAGATGAGTCATCGAAGGGTATCGATGTGGATGCGGAAAGTTCTTCGTGA